Proteins co-encoded in one Ruegeria pomeroyi DSS-3 genomic window:
- the dacB gene encoding D-alanyl-D-alanine carboxypeptidase/D-alanyl-D-alanine endopeptidase, giving the protein MVEAISRRVFLAGLGAALSHSAAYAEAPALSLRPPLRLKDARALAGPEAVLSGSGLSGRVAFAVADAETGLELETVEPGLALPPASVAKALTALYALETLGPSHRFRTRVLADGPVENGVLKGDLILAGGGDPTLDTDALAALVRALKESGLREVRGAFKVYDGSLPEVFSIDPEQPEHVGYSPAVSGIALNFNRVHFEWKRAGKGWSVSMDARSAKIRPAVAIAEMKVVSRALPIYTYEQRQRIDSWTVASQALGQDGSRWLPVRKPALYAGDVLQTLARSNGIVLGRVEVVKSLPGGARTLVHHDSAPLEDILRDMLKYSTNLTAEMVGLAATVARGKRPATLRASAEEMSVWAAERYGLRGSRLVDHSGLGDASRMTARDLVAILVQAGKTGRLPRMLKDIPMRDQKGRVVKGHPIKVAAKTGTLNFVSGLGGFMTAADGTVLAFAILTADPDRRAAIPPEDRERPEGARGWNARSKKLQQALIERWGAIYGS; this is encoded by the coding sequence ATGGTTGAAGCGATTTCCAGACGTGTTTTCCTGGCGGGGCTTGGCGCGGCGCTGAGCCATTCGGCGGCCTATGCCGAGGCGCCCGCATTGTCGCTGCGCCCGCCGCTCAGACTCAAGGATGCGCGAGCGCTTGCTGGCCCCGAGGCGGTATTGTCGGGATCGGGCCTGTCGGGGCGGGTTGCGTTTGCCGTTGCCGATGCCGAGACCGGGCTGGAGCTGGAAACGGTCGAGCCGGGTCTTGCCTTGCCCCCGGCGAGTGTCGCCAAGGCGCTGACTGCGCTTTACGCATTGGAGACGCTGGGGCCGTCCCACCGGTTCCGGACTCGGGTGCTGGCAGATGGGCCGGTCGAGAACGGGGTGCTCAAGGGCGATCTGATCCTGGCGGGCGGGGGTGATCCGACACTCGATACCGACGCCTTGGCCGCGCTGGTGCGGGCGCTGAAGGAGAGCGGCCTGCGCGAAGTGCGCGGCGCCTTCAAGGTCTATGACGGGTCACTGCCCGAGGTGTTCAGCATTGACCCCGAACAGCCCGAGCATGTGGGCTATAGCCCGGCGGTGTCGGGTATCGCGCTGAACTTCAATCGGGTGCATTTCGAGTGGAAGCGGGCGGGCAAGGGCTGGTCCGTCAGTATGGATGCGCGCAGCGCCAAGATCAGGCCCGCCGTGGCGATCGCCGAGATGAAGGTCGTGAGCCGGGCGCTGCCGATCTATACCTACGAGCAGCGTCAGCGCATCGACAGCTGGACCGTGGCCAGTCAGGCGTTGGGGCAGGACGGTTCGCGGTGGCTGCCGGTGCGAAAGCCGGCGCTTTATGCCGGCGATGTGTTGCAGACGCTGGCGCGGTCAAACGGTATCGTATTGGGCCGGGTCGAGGTGGTGAAGTCCCTGCCCGGAGGGGCACGGACGCTGGTTCATCATGACAGCGCGCCGCTTGAAGATATTCTGCGCGACATGCTGAAATACTCCACCAACCTGACGGCAGAGATGGTGGGGTTGGCGGCGACGGTTGCGCGGGGCAAGCGCCCGGCCACTCTGCGCGCCTCGGCGGAGGAGATGTCGGTCTGGGCGGCAGAGCGGTATGGGTTGCGCGGCTCGCGGCTGGTTGATCATTCTGGGTTGGGGGATGCGTCGCGGATGACGGCGCGGGACCTGGTGGCGATCCTGGTGCAGGCGGGCAAGACCGGGCGGCTGCCCCGAATGCTGAAGGATATCCCGATGCGGGATCAGAAGGGGCGTGTGGTAAAAGGGCATCCGATCAAGGTGGCAGCCAAGACCGGGACGCTGAATTTCGTCTCGGGGCTGGGAGGCTTCATGACCGCCGCGGATGGCACGGTGCTGGCCTTTGCAATTTTGACCGCTGATCCAGACCGGCGCGCGGCGATCCCGCCGGAGGACCGCGAGCGCCCAGAGGGCGCGCGCGGCTGGAATGCGCGGTCGAAGAAATTGCAACAGGCACTGATCGAGCGATGGGGCGCGATCTACGGCAGTTGA
- a CDS encoding tellurite resistance TerB family protein: MTEQPTHPMTPQDCLVAIMMAVSASDENIRTAELVKIQSAVNMLPVFADYDIDRMKRVSQVVFDLFEQEDGLDALFGLVRDNLPERLFETAYALACDVAAADGTLAETELRLLEEIRYELNIDRLHAAAIERGARARHVV, encoded by the coding sequence ATGACCGAGCAACCGACCCACCCGATGACCCCGCAGGATTGCCTGGTCGCGATCATGATGGCGGTCTCCGCCTCGGACGAAAACATCCGCACTGCCGAACTGGTCAAGATCCAGTCGGCAGTGAACATGCTGCCGGTCTTTGCCGATTACGACATCGACCGGATGAAGCGGGTCAGTCAGGTGGTGTTCGACCTGTTTGAACAAGAGGACGGGCTCGACGCACTCTTTGGGCTGGTGCGTGACAACCTTCCCGAACGCCTGTTTGAAACCGCCTATGCGCTGGCCTGCGATGTGGCCGCCGCCGACGGTACCCTGGCCGAGACCGAGCTGCGTCTGCTCGAAGAAATCCGCTACGAGCTCAATATCGACCGGTTGCATGCCGCCGCCATCGAGCGCGGTGCCCGCGCCCGTCACGTGGTCTGA
- the dddW gene encoding dimethylsulfonioproprionate lyase DddW gives MTAMLDSFATDLTAATSLHQPGNLPHPPHAIDAENVPLSGGTDPTYGEVRWRTLINGTEAAPRDMVLGIAEFGPGHQLRPHRHTPPEFYLGLEGSGIVTIDGVPHEIRAGVALYIPGDAEHGTVAGPEGLRFAYGFASASFEAIEYRFTASA, from the coding sequence ATGACCGCCATGCTCGACAGTTTCGCAACCGATCTGACTGCGGCGACTTCGCTGCACCAGCCCGGCAACCTGCCGCACCCCCCCCATGCCATTGACGCCGAAAACGTGCCACTGTCGGGTGGCACCGACCCCACCTATGGCGAGGTGCGCTGGCGGACCCTGATCAACGGCACCGAGGCCGCGCCGCGCGACATGGTGCTGGGCATCGCCGAATTCGGCCCCGGCCACCAGTTGCGCCCCCACCGCCATACCCCGCCCGAGTTCTATCTGGGCCTCGAGGGTTCGGGCATCGTAACCATCGACGGCGTGCCGCACGAGATCCGCGCAGGTGTCGCGCTCTATATTCCCGGCGATGCGGAACATGGCACGGTTGCCGGTCCCGAAGGTCTGCGCTTTGCCTATGGCTTTGCCTCTGCCAGCTTCGAAGCGATCGAATATCGGTTCACCGCCAGCGCCTGA
- a CDS encoding LysR substrate-binding domain-containing protein: MTAFYAAARRGTLTAAAAELNVSQPAVSRRIAMLEADLGSPLFDRSHKPVRMTQSGRDLLRALQGGFGQIEAAVAQIRQAAQGKVVTVTAPSGFVAFWLIPQLGELEAAFEDVTIRIISQEYGEATRPGDIAIRFGLPEDGTERRLLGDGVFPAASPLYLDRREMSGSDYDFARMTLLTMESARSQWHDWPSWFRSVGMSMPQKARVLDFSSYAMLVNAALAGQGVCLCWDGVLDRFLEAGALVRLEGPEAVSSRGYFMAAREGLAAAPHVRGILGWILEKSHK; this comes from the coding sequence TTGACTGCATTCTACGCGGCCGCGCGTCGCGGCACGCTGACCGCGGCAGCGGCAGAGCTGAACGTGTCGCAACCCGCGGTCTCGCGCCGGATCGCGATGCTGGAGGCGGATTTGGGCAGTCCGCTGTTCGATCGCAGTCACAAACCGGTGCGTATGACCCAGTCAGGCCGGGACCTGCTGCGGGCTTTGCAAGGTGGGTTCGGCCAGATCGAGGCGGCGGTTGCCCAAATCCGGCAAGCGGCGCAGGGCAAGGTGGTGACCGTGACTGCGCCGTCGGGCTTTGTCGCCTTTTGGCTGATTCCGCAGCTGGGGGAACTGGAGGCTGCTTTCGAGGATGTGACCATCCGGATCATAAGTCAGGAGTATGGTGAGGCGACCCGACCAGGCGATATCGCCATCCGGTTCGGGCTGCCCGAGGATGGCACAGAGAGGCGGTTGCTGGGGGACGGTGTGTTCCCGGCGGCCAGCCCGCTCTATCTGGATCGCCGCGAGATGAGCGGCAGCGACTATGATTTCGCCCGCATGACTCTGCTGACGATGGAATCGGCGCGCAGCCAGTGGCATGACTGGCCAAGCTGGTTTCGCTCGGTCGGGATGAGCATGCCGCAGAAGGCCCGGGTGCTGGACTTCAGCTCTTATGCAATGCTGGTCAATGCGGCCTTGGCAGGGCAGGGGGTTTGCCTGTGCTGGGACGGGGTGCTGGACCGGTTTCTGGAGGCTGGCGCGCTGGTGCGCCTGGAAGGTCCCGAAGCGGTGTCCTCGCGCGGTTATTTCATGGCGGCGCGCGAGGGGTTGGCGGCCGCCCCGCATGTTCGCGGGATCCTGGGCTGGATCCTTGAAAAAAGTCACAAATAG
- a CDS encoding lysine--tRNA ligase — translation MSNSRELALASKAWPFEEARRVLKRYEKAPPEKGYVLFETGYGPSGLPHIGTFGEVARTTMIRRAFHEISDIPTRLICFSDDLDGMRKVPGNVPNQDMLREHLQKPLTSVPDPFGTHESFGHHNNAMLRRFLDTFGFEYEFYSATEFYRSGQFDEILLRAAERYDDIMKIMLKSLREERQQTYSIFLPIHPETGRVLYVPMKEVNAKDGTITFDDEDGREWTLPVTGGNVKLQWKPDFGARWAALGVDFEMYGKDHSTNTPIYDGICRVLGVPAPEHFTYELFLDENGQKISKSSGNGVSIDEWLTYASSESLAYFMYQKPKTAKRMYFDVIPKAVDEYHQQLRAYPTQDLAAQLNNPVWHIHGGDVPASTLIVPFGMLLNLASVSGAEDKEALWGFIRRYAPEASAESHPDLDQAAGFAVRYFNDFVKPTRVYRAPIEVEREALEELRAQLAAYDGPVEDEALQSIVYAVGRDRFDPLRAWFGALYEVLLGASQGPRFGGFIALYGIPETIALIDKALAGELV, via the coding sequence ATGTCCAACTCGCGTGAACTCGCACTTGCGTCCAAGGCCTGGCCCTTTGAAGAAGCGCGGCGGGTGCTCAAACGCTATGAGAAGGCGCCGCCGGAGAAGGGATATGTTCTGTTCGAGACCGGTTATGGCCCCTCGGGTCTGCCCCATATCGGCACATTCGGCGAGGTGGCGCGCACCACGATGATCCGCCGCGCGTTCCACGAGATCAGCGATATTCCGACCCGGCTGATCTGTTTCTCGGACGATCTGGACGGGATGCGCAAGGTGCCGGGCAACGTGCCCAACCAGGACATGCTGCGCGAGCATCTGCAAAAGCCGCTGACCTCGGTGCCCGATCCGTTCGGCACCCATGAGAGCTTTGGCCATCACAACAACGCCATGCTGCGGCGGTTTCTCGATACGTTCGGGTTCGAGTACGAGTTCTATTCGGCGACCGAGTTCTACAGGTCCGGCCAGTTCGACGAGATCCTGCTGCGCGCCGCGGAACGTTATGACGACATCATGAAGATCATGCTGAAGTCGCTGCGCGAGGAGCGGCAGCAGACCTATTCGATTTTCCTGCCGATCCACCCCGAGACGGGGCGGGTTCTGTATGTGCCGATGAAAGAGGTGAACGCCAAGGACGGCACCATCACCTTTGACGACGAGGACGGGCGCGAATGGACGCTGCCGGTGACGGGCGGCAACGTGAAATTGCAGTGGAAGCCCGATTTCGGCGCGCGCTGGGCGGCGCTGGGCGTCGATTTCGAGATGTACGGCAAGGATCACTCGACCAACACGCCGATCTATGACGGCATCTGCCGGGTGCTGGGCGTGCCCGCGCCCGAGCATTTCACCTATGAGCTGTTTCTGGACGAGAATGGGCAGAAGATTTCCAAGTCGAGCGGCAACGGGGTGAGCATCGACGAATGGCTGACCTATGCCAGCTCGGAAAGCCTTGCCTATTTCATGTATCAGAAGCCGAAGACCGCCAAGCGGATGTATTTCGATGTGATCCCCAAGGCGGTGGACGAGTATCACCAGCAACTGCGCGCCTATCCGACCCAGGATCTGGCGGCGCAGCTGAACAACCCGGTGTGGCATATCCACGGCGGCGATGTGCCTGCCTCGACCCTGATCGTGCCGTTCGGGATGCTGTTGAACCTGGCCAGCGTGTCGGGAGCCGAGGACAAGGAGGCGCTGTGGGGCTTCATCCGCCGCTATGCGCCCGAGGCCAGCGCCGAGAGCCATCCCGATCTGGATCAGGCGGCCGGGTTTGCGGTGCGCTACTTCAACGATTTCGTCAAGCCGACGCGGGTCTACCGGGCGCCGATCGAGGTCGAGCGCGAGGCGCTGGAGGAGCTGCGCGCGCAACTGGCCGCCTATGACGGGCCGGTCGAGGATGAGGCGCTGCAATCCATCGTCTATGCGGTGGGCCGCGACCGGTTCGACCCGCTGCGCGCCTGGTTCGGTGCGCTTTACGAGGTGCTGCTGGGCGCGTCTCAGGGCCCGCGCTTTGGCGGGTTCATCGCGCTTTACGGCATTCCCGAGACCATCGCGCTGATCGACAAGGCGCTGGCGGGCGAGCTGGTCTGA
- a CDS encoding DUF4389 domain-containing protein yields MPDEDKFQGRIHGERPEPKDPENLWWRLLHMILIAIMINLAQTILAVVTVVQFIIMAVSKSQPNERLADFGTDLGIWIAKAARFQTAASNVKPWPWTDLD; encoded by the coding sequence ATACCCGATGAAGACAAGTTTCAGGGCCGGATACATGGTGAACGGCCCGAGCCGAAGGATCCCGAAAACCTGTGGTGGCGGCTGCTGCACATGATCCTGATCGCGATAATGATCAATCTGGCCCAGACCATTCTGGCGGTGGTTACGGTGGTGCAATTCATCATCATGGCCGTCAGCAAAAGCCAGCCGAACGAACGGCTTGCCGATTTCGGCACCGACCTGGGCATCTGGATCGCCAAGGCGGCGCGGTTTCAGACTGCGGCCAGCAATGTCAAACCCTGGCCCTGGACCGATCTGGACTGA
- a CDS encoding DUF4864 domain-containing protein, with amino-acid sequence MRQLLFILACCVGLVGPAQAQSDEIKAVIGNQIEAFLADDFATAFTFASPMIREIFRTPENFGSMVRNGYPMVWRPAEIRYLGLEEREGTLWQLVRVTDRQGLAHVLAYQMVNLESGWKINAVQVLETPPPSV; translated from the coding sequence ATGCGTCAACTTCTGTTCATACTGGCCTGTTGTGTCGGTCTGGTTGGTCCGGCCCAGGCCCAGAGCGATGAGATCAAGGCTGTGATCGGCAATCAGATCGAAGCCTTTCTGGCCGATGATTTCGCGACCGCGTTCACCTTTGCCAGTCCGATGATTCGCGAGATTTTCAGAACGCCCGAGAATTTCGGTTCCATGGTGCGCAACGGCTATCCCATGGTCTGGCGTCCCGCGGAAATCCGTTACCTGGGTTTAGAGGAGCGCGAGGGTACCCTGTGGCAACTGGTGCGGGTGACCGATCGGCAGGGCCTTGCCCACGTGCTTGCCTACCAGATGGTTAACCTGGAAAGTGGCTGGAAGATCAACGCGGTTCAAGTTCTGGAGACACCGCCCCCCTCGGTTTGA
- a CDS encoding glycosyl hydrolase family 28-related protein, whose product MNKAITDGINFMPPAFQLGLNVWSSGDGTPGSDTYDGAPNAAFVPADADFGGCLELQKTASVQKLRYMGQTPLQPGCYLQIKVRIKAISGNLPSVRVAGWAGAAGGAHVGGVTEQGPSTTLTSYGDVVEVTGIVGSGNRGGVDMVWGASALYGHFGLDLEGSNGGIVRIDDIEITDITGAFLRDMLSQVDVRDYGAVGDGVTDDSAAFEAADSAAGGRRVFVPGGTYFLGQTVSLASEIDFEGTVTMPVDKMLLLTKNFDLPTYIAAFGDEETAFRKAFQALLNGSDHESLDMGGRNVSVTAPIDMQAAVPNRTSFSTRRVIRNGQLVAVAGPAWDTDTFISQATYDPNDARKLNNVTNIANIPVGSLVTGAGVGREIYVRSKNVGAGEITLNAPLYDAAGTQVFTFRSFKYMLDFSGFSSLSKFNMQNIEFQCNTHCSAIRLAPYGATFALYDCFISRPKDRGITSIGGGCQGMLIDGCQFLSSEEALNVPDRSSIGFNTNANDVKLRHCRATRFRHFAVMAGQNHMILGNHFFQGDAVDNGPRTAGIVLIGTYSSATFAENYVDNCSLEWTNEQDPNPDFNGGFSFSALSITDNIFLSGEVAPWFSYIVIKPHGVGHFINGMTVTGNKFRSINGYIDRAERVDTSFSGLNFDRTRDLIYQGNTYHGVSTRSANPLRLEVDQTSASDNWLINTDATLPFGAETRGVDAVVPQGPLRESGGAVAYLAPYAQVQQGTNQDQLRLRWSEPVSGTVFVTVRADK is encoded by the coding sequence ATGAACAAGGCAATCACCGACGGCATCAACTTCATGCCGCCCGCCTTTCAGCTGGGGCTGAATGTGTGGTCGAGCGGCGACGGCACGCCGGGGTCGGATACCTATGATGGGGCGCCGAATGCGGCCTTTGTTCCGGCGGATGCCGATTTTGGCGGCTGCCTGGAATTGCAGAAGACCGCATCGGTTCAGAAGCTGCGCTATATGGGGCAGACGCCCTTGCAGCCGGGCTGTTACCTGCAGATCAAGGTCCGGATCAAGGCGATCAGTGGCAACCTGCCCAGCGTTCGGGTCGCCGGGTGGGCCGGTGCGGCAGGCGGTGCGCATGTCGGCGGCGTGACGGAACAGGGGCCCTCGACCACGCTGACCAGCTATGGCGATGTGGTCGAGGTGACGGGCATCGTGGGATCCGGCAATCGCGGCGGTGTCGACATGGTCTGGGGGGCGTCGGCGCTCTATGGTCATTTCGGCCTCGATCTCGAAGGGTCGAATGGCGGCATCGTGCGGATCGACGATATCGAGATCACCGATATCACCGGCGCGTTCCTGCGTGACATGCTGAGCCAGGTCGATGTCCGTGATTACGGTGCGGTGGGCGATGGGGTCACCGACGACTCGGCCGCATTCGAGGCCGCCGATAGCGCAGCCGGAGGGCGCCGCGTTTTCGTGCCGGGCGGAACTTATTTCCTGGGGCAGACGGTCAGCCTGGCATCGGAGATCGATTTCGAGGGCACGGTGACGATGCCTGTCGACAAGATGCTGCTGTTGACCAAGAATTTTGATCTTCCGACCTATATCGCGGCCTTTGGTGACGAGGAAACCGCCTTTCGCAAGGCGTTTCAGGCGCTGCTGAACGGGTCGGATCACGAATCGCTGGACATGGGCGGGCGCAATGTGTCGGTCACCGCGCCGATCGACATGCAGGCGGCTGTTCCAAACCGGACCAGTTTCTCGACCCGACGGGTGATCCGCAACGGGCAGCTGGTGGCGGTGGCGGGTCCCGCTTGGGATACCGATACCTTTATCTCGCAGGCGACATATGACCCCAATGACGCGCGTAAGCTGAACAACGTGACGAATATCGCCAATATTCCGGTGGGTTCCTTGGTGACGGGAGCGGGTGTCGGGCGCGAAATCTATGTGCGCTCGAAAAACGTGGGGGCCGGTGAGATCACACTGAACGCGCCGCTCTATGATGCGGCAGGCACCCAGGTCTTCACCTTCCGCAGCTTCAAATACATGCTGGATTTCAGCGGCTTCAGCTCGCTGTCGAAGTTCAACATGCAGAACATCGAGTTCCAGTGTAACACCCATTGCAGCGCGATCCGGCTGGCTCCGTACGGCGCTACATTCGCGCTTTACGATTGTTTTATCAGTCGGCCAAAGGATCGTGGAATCACCTCGATCGGTGGTGGCTGTCAGGGCATGCTGATCGACGGGTGCCAGTTTCTCTCGTCGGAAGAGGCGCTGAACGTGCCGGACCGCAGCAGCATCGGGTTCAACACCAATGCCAACGACGTCAAGCTGCGCCATTGCCGGGCGACCCGGTTCCGTCATTTTGCCGTCATGGCGGGGCAGAACCATATGATCCTGGGCAACCACTTCTTTCAGGGCGATGCCGTTGACAACGGGCCGCGCACAGCGGGTATCGTACTGATCGGGACTTACTCGAGCGCGACTTTTGCCGAGAACTATGTCGACAATTGCAGCCTGGAATGGACTAACGAACAAGACCCGAACCCTGACTTCAATGGCGGATTCTCGTTCAGCGCGCTGAGCATCACCGACAATATCTTTTTGTCGGGCGAGGTGGCGCCCTGGTTCAGCTATATCGTGATCAAGCCGCATGGGGTTGGCCATTTCATCAATGGCATGACAGTCACCGGCAACAAGTTCCGCTCGATCAATGGATACATCGACCGGGCCGAGCGGGTCGACACCAGTTTCTCGGGGCTGAATTTCGATCGGACCCGGGATCTGATCTATCAGGGGAACACCTATCATGGGGTCAGCACGCGCAGCGCCAACCCCCTGCGGCTGGAGGTGGACCAGACCAGCGCATCGGACAACTGGCTGATCAATACCGATGCAACCTTGCCGTTCGGGGCCGAGACGCGCGGAGTCGATGCTGTGGTGCCACAGGGGCCGCTGCGGGAATCGGGGGGTGCGGTTGCCTATTTGGCGCCTTATGCCCAGGTGCAGCAGGGGACCAATCAGGATCAATTGCGCCTGCGTTGGAGCGAGCCTGTTTCCGGGACGGTGTTTGTGACAGTCCGGGCCGACAAATAG
- the parA gene encoding ParA family partition ATPase produces MGHVITVAQQKGGSGKTTLAVNLAVAFMRAGRRVALMDTDPQGSAGRWFMARLEAGGDPGLEFSTASAWGVSYEVRKLAKDHDIVIIDTPPKADSDLRPALREADLVLIPVATSHLDLWAVEMVLYLAEREDKPALMVMTRNRPGTRLAQDVAAKAQELNAELAQAALANRVTYAETLGHGRAALEAPKGPAHAEVTGLMREIEIALGL; encoded by the coding sequence ATGGGACATGTCATCACGGTCGCACAGCAGAAGGGCGGGTCGGGCAAGACCACGCTGGCGGTGAACCTGGCCGTTGCCTTCATGCGCGCGGGCAGGCGCGTGGCGCTGATGGATACCGATCCGCAGGGGTCGGCGGGTCGCTGGTTCATGGCGCGGCTCGAGGCGGGTGGCGATCCGGGGCTGGAATTCTCGACCGCTTCGGCCTGGGGTGTCAGCTACGAGGTGCGCAAACTGGCCAAGGACCATGACATCGTCATCATCGACACCCCGCCCAAGGCCGACAGCGACCTGCGCCCGGCCCTGCGCGAGGCCGATCTGGTGCTGATCCCGGTGGCGACCTCGCATCTGGATCTCTGGGCGGTGGAAATGGTGCTTTATCTGGCCGAGCGTGAGGACAAGCCGGCCCTGATGGTGATGACCCGCAACCGCCCCGGTACCCGGCTGGCGCAGGATGTGGCGGCCAAGGCGCAAGAGTTGAACGCCGAGCTGGCGCAAGCGGCGCTGGCAAACCGTGTGACCTATGCCGAAACGCTGGGCCACGGCCGCGCTGCGCTGGAGGCGCCCAAAGGGCCCGCTCATGCCGAAGTAACTGGTTTGATGCGGGAAATCGAAATCGCGCTGGGGTTATGA
- a CDS encoding antibiotic biosynthesis monooxygenase family protein, which translates to MPKIAKAAPVQTVITTFEMTPGTCQDLLEALTEAYADFISKQPGFVAAGLHVNDAQTRIANYSQWQRREDFLAMLRTPEMRERNRRINEMCKSFEPVMYEVAETFDGN; encoded by the coding sequence ATGCCCAAGATCGCCAAAGCCGCACCGGTACAGACCGTCATCACGACCTTTGAAATGACGCCCGGCACCTGTCAGGACCTGCTCGAGGCGCTGACCGAGGCCTATGCCGATTTCATCTCGAAACAACCCGGGTTTGTCGCCGCCGGCCTGCATGTGAACGATGCTCAGACCCGCATCGCCAACTACTCGCAATGGCAGCGGCGCGAGGACTTCCTGGCCATGCTTCGAACCCCGGAAATGCGCGAGCGCAATCGGCGCATCAACGAGATGTGCAAGAGTTTCGAACCGGTGATGTATGAGGTGGCCGAAACCTTCGACGGCAACTGA
- a CDS encoding universal stress protein translates to MYHNILVPISFDAERDVSGPLKLAQLLATPEARVTLLHVVEHIPAYAISYMPTDYLAEARKALKKELDALAAQLPNATGVLIEGHSGRSILDWAETNNPDLIIISSHRPGMQDLLLGSTATQVVRHAQCAVHVVR, encoded by the coding sequence ATGTATCACAACATCCTTGTTCCGATCTCGTTCGATGCCGAACGCGACGTATCCGGCCCGCTGAAACTGGCGCAGCTGCTGGCCACGCCCGAGGCACGGGTCACCCTGCTGCACGTGGTCGAACATATCCCTGCCTATGCGATCTCGTATATGCCGACCGACTATCTGGCCGAGGCGCGCAAGGCGCTCAAGAAGGAGCTCGATGCGCTGGCCGCCCAGTTGCCCAACGCCACCGGCGTGCTGATCGAAGGGCATTCGGGCCGCTCGATTCTGGACTGGGCCGAGACCAACAATCCCGACCTGATCATCATCTCGTCACATCGCCCCGGCATGCAGGATCTGCTGCTGGGATCGACCGCGACTCAGGTGGTGCGCCACGCGCAATGTGCTGTGCATGTGGTGCGCTGA
- a CDS encoding NYN domain-containing protein produces the protein MVVSLVLLAGSLLLLGWSLLTFGSILTPALLVAALGVVVGVVLVLRFRLRAAPVWIVIDGSNVLYWRDETPNLHTVRQCVEGLVRNGWTPLLWFDANVGYLVGSQYMGPHELSRALRYPASHINVAPKGTPADPLLIEQAGDLGARIVTNDRFRDWVETYPQVADAGLFLRGSASDQGVSLRFAEEPARKRA, from the coding sequence ATGGTTGTTTCTCTCGTTCTTCTTGCCGGCTCGCTGCTTTTGCTTGGGTGGTCCTTGCTGACCTTCGGGTCGATCCTGACACCAGCCCTGTTGGTGGCGGCGCTGGGCGTGGTCGTCGGGGTCGTCCTGGTGCTGCGCTTCAGATTGCGCGCGGCGCCGGTCTGGATCGTGATCGACGGATCGAACGTGCTCTATTGGCGCGACGAGACACCCAACCTGCACACGGTACGCCAATGTGTCGAAGGGTTGGTGCGCAATGGCTGGACCCCGCTTTTGTGGTTCGATGCCAATGTTGGCTATCTGGTCGGCTCGCAATACATGGGCCCGCACGAGTTGTCGCGCGCGCTGCGCTATCCGGCATCCCATATCAATGTGGCACCCAAGGGCACTCCGGCGGATCCTCTGCTGATCGAGCAGGCCGGTGATCTGGGCGCACGGATCGTCACCAATGACCGCTTTCGCGATTGGGTCGAGACCTATCCGCAGGTCGCTGATGCGGGTCTGTTCCTGCGCGGCAGCGCCTCGGATCAGGGCGTGTCGCTCCGTTTCGCCGAGGAGCCGGCGCGCAAGCGGGCCTAG
- a CDS encoding HugZ family protein translates to MTDPYLPADAKTRAQARALIDSARHGALAVLQPGGLAPSVSRISLATDAQGMPVSLVSSLAAHTAALEATPACALLIGEPGAKGDPLTHPRLTLHCSAQLIPRGTPEHDALRARYLMLRPKAGLYADFGDFRFVRFAVADGLLNAGFGKAVRLSAEDLST, encoded by the coding sequence ATGACCGACCCCTATCTGCCCGCCGATGCCAAAACCCGCGCCCAGGCCCGCGCCCTGATCGACTCCGCACGACATGGCGCGCTGGCGGTGCTGCAACCGGGCGGCCTTGCCCCCTCGGTCAGCCGCATCTCGCTGGCCACCGATGCGCAGGGCATGCCCGTCTCGCTGGTCTCATCCCTTGCCGCCCATACCGCCGCCCTGGAGGCGACCCCCGCCTGCGCCCTGCTGATCGGAGAGCCCGGCGCGAAGGGCGATCCGCTGACCCATCCGCGCCTGACCCTGCATTGTTCCGCGCAACTGATCCCTCGCGGCACGCCCGAACATGACGCCCTGCGCGCCCGCTACCTGATGCTGCGGCCCAAGGCCGGGCTTTATGCCGATTTCGGCGATTTCCGCTTTGTCCGTTTTGCCGTTGCCGATGGCCTGCTGAACGCCGGTTTCGGCAAGGCGGTGCGGTTGAGTGCCGAGGATCTTTCGACCTAG